The sequence ACTGAATGAATGAAACAATATATTATTAGTTTATGCGGCAATGTGACCACCATGATGTTCAATTTACCTAAAAATACATCGTAAGTGATACCACAAACATTGTGTATCCTTCTAAATTATacatatatattaaaaatattttttCTCATATatgcgttgcacgtgcaagcttactagtactACTgaggaaagaaaagcttaaaaacaCTCAACTGACGGTGCGGGTGTCAACCTCTTCCTCCTTTTTTCGGGCGCGACATGTTGTGGGGCTCACCTACCGCTACCTCATTCGAGCCTTATCGCCATTGTTGGCCCTGTTGCAAGCAGTGTCACCACCGTGCTCGCGCATCCGTGCATTGGGGCGACGGGAGAAGAAGCAGCGACATCCTTCTTTGCGTTGACTGTTCCGATGACCAATTTGCGTCTAGATCATGAAGAATCGGAACAATGTGATACTGCTGTCTCTCGAACACGGCGCATCAGAAATTTTGGCGACACTTGCAAGATATTTGTCGGGTGTACAAATGTACCAAGGAAACACACTTGACACTCACGTGTGTACGTGTGGTGTCTATATGTACTGATTGCGTCTCTCTCGCTGCAAGTCTTGGAATTGTCTAGGACGGCGGCCGATCCCAGCAATATTTCCTTTGCATGGCTTCGCTGTGGAAACTCAGGTCGTGGCATCAACCATTTCCGCTCAGACACCGGATCAGCACTGGCGATCACGATCCACGGTCTCCGCCGCAGTGGCCAATGAATCCGAAGGATCTTGCATGACATGTTTGTCTCCCACGGATAATTGTGGCCCGTCTCACATAACCAAATCTCAACCAATTAATCCTAACCATCCTGTAAAACTCCGTATGTCTAGCATTGCTCTTGTCTCCCCTGACCCTGAGCCACTGAGACCGCGTGTCTCAGAAGCGAAAATAGTTTGTACTCTTGGATAGCTCGTAACTTGCTCTATGCCATTTTTTTTTCTATCTACTTGCGGTTTTCATTCTAAAATTTAAGAACATTCATCTACCGTGTAAAAAATTCAAATTCGAATTGGATCTGCACATCAAGGAAAAAAGAGAGTGAATTTCTACATTTAATTTGCTATAGCTCGGTTGCCAATGTTTCAACTAAAATATAGTCGGCTTTATACACAAGAGGTAGACACCGATGCGGAGCCATCGGTGACGCAGCAGCAGTGATGCGGTGGGACCGAGGAAGGAAGTCCGGCCTGACGTGGCCAAGTcggcatgccatgtcatcatcaTTAAACTTGAACTTAGTAAAGAATGAGAATAAATTACACCCATCGCCCATATGAGACATAGGCGGAAACCTAGCTCCATGTGAGAATTGAAATGAAAAGGGCAGGAAAACAAGAAGTAAAATGGTCATGCTTTCATGATACCAGACAAGTAGGATTGGTTAAACCCTGTGGATCTAGCTGTAATGGATTGGGAGGCAAAATGTAAATGTGTCTTGATTGAATAGTAAAAGAGGTGAAGAGTTAGGAGGCTCGGCGAGATGGTGGACAGAAGGGGCTGCACTCTACATCGACTGTATTGATCTTGGGATGGAGACTGATGATGTTCAGTTTACACATTGCTTGCGGGAAGCCAATGGGACTGCTCATGAGTTAGCTAAATGTTGTTACGAGAACCATATATCTTGTACTTGAGTAGATGTTCCTCCCTCATTTGTTCTCGGATCTCTCCTAAACGATGTAagcattttcttcaaaaaataaaTTAGCTAAAAAACAGATGAAGAGTTGCACTACCTTAAGGCAATGGCGCGCACTGCCTCCATCCGAGTTTGTATGTCAGGCAATGATTTTTTGGTGTTCAGTTTGACTAAAGAAAATTGTACAATTCTTGAAATAGGACGAAGAATCATAGATATTGTAAAGTAATTATTattataagtattgcacatctaagtcccaTATCATTGATCTTACGGGGAGATTCGTGTaggtattttcttttttcttttttttctttttatgcttGATTAAGTCACTTATATGTGCAATAACTATGACCCCTAGACACAGTGCTGACATTGTATTTATGTTAACAAAGTTAACTATAGGTGGTATCTCTAGTAGTAATACTCTACCAGTGAGTGGCCGGAGAACTAATTGTACTGAAACGACCCGGTGATCATCATATTCTAGTGTCTAGTGTCCCTGTTTGAAGGAAAACAATATTGCTTGATATTTCTGACCGAGACAATCTGGCTAACTAACTAACCAAGGTTACAAACTTGGTATACAATATACTCTATCACTATTGATGTTGGTATGAAAGGTGCATAAGTGGCATCATTGTCGATGTCGATAGTTGAATTCCTGCTAGTTAAATGAAGCGATCGATCGAGGAGGGAATGGCAGGCAGCTCGTCGCATTTGTCCAACTCCACTTGGTTATTCCTCGGTACCTAGACCAAAGAGCACCAAACCACGAgtgtgctagctagctagctaggtggcCGAGATGATAGGGTGGGGGGACGTGTACAAGGTGGTGTCCGCCATGGCGCCGCTCTACTTCGCCCTCGGCCTCGGCTACGCCTCCGTGCGGTGGTGGAAGTTCTTCACCCGCGACCAGTGCGACGCCGTGAACCGCCTCGTCATCTACTTCGCGCTCCCCTTCTTCGCCTTCGACTTCAACGCCCATGCCGGCACGTTCGCCGCAGGGTACCGCGTCCTGGCCGCCGACGCCGTCGCCAAGCTCGTCGTCGTGCTCGCGCTCGCTGGGTGGGTCGCGTACTGCCGGTGGCGGCATTGGATCCGTGCCCCCAAGGCACCACCCGCGAGCTCGGCGTGGCCGGGCCCCTCCTGGTCGTGGTGCATCACCGGCTACTCGCTGGGCACGCTCAACAACGGGCTCTTCGTGGGCGTGCCGCTGCTGGACGCCATGTACGGCAAGTGGGCGCGCGACATCGTCGTGCAGCTGTCGGTGCTGCAGGCCGTCGTGTGGCTCCCGCTGCTGGTGGTGGTGTTCGAGGCGAGGCAGGCCTGGCTGGAGGCGACGTCGGCGCCGGCGCGCGACGGCGgcgcgcgcgaagaaggcgatcaGGCGGCGCTGGGGAgcgacgacggggacggccggAAGACGGCGACGACGGGGTGCGCGTTCTGGGCGCGGCTGCTGCGGACGGTTGGGGTCAAGGTCGGCGGGAACCCGAACGTGTACGCGAGCCTCCTTGGGGTTCTGTGGTCTTCCGTGGCAAACAGGTTCGACACAGCAGCTGTAGCGATTTTTCTCTCACGAGAAGCACTACGTACAGTAGCATTTTCTGATTAATATCCATCTGCTACGTGTTTGCAATGATGTGTAGGTGGCACCTGGAGATGCCAGACATTATAGATGGCTCGATTTCGATCATGTCAAGGACCGGCCTTGGGATCGGAATGTTTAACACGGGTACGTACTACTAACAACGGAAGTCTTGGGTTTTGGTACCCACATCCTACGGCAACTTGTCATGGTAGTGTTGGGTGCTCGATCACACTGCCGTACATTCTCTCCCTGGTGTGTCATGACCCATGAGCCCATAGAAACATCTTTTTAAAGCTAAACTTGTCATGCTTTTCGTGGCAACTCATATTTTGGCCAACTTTGCCATGAGCTTAGGCCAAAAAGTGGCGCAAGACCAAAAGGCCCGAACTGACTAACCAACTAGTTGTTACtactcccttcgatccatattACCTGTCGTTCAAACGGGTGTATTTAgcaatatggatcggagggagtacttagaTTCTAGTCCTTTAAAAGGTAATTAACAAAATCCACAATCAAAATTTTTATTTCTTACAAAATACGCATAGCAGCTGAACTTGCTTCACAAAATATTAACATCGCAGAATCCATGCGAAAATTCGTAGGGGCGCGCACCTGCCCTACCCTTCCCGGCCACCCGATTGCCTCACGAACGCAAGTAGTTGGATCTCACAAAGGAAAACATAGTTTTAAGTTTCGATCTTTGAATCTAAGGATTTTGCATCTGAAACTTGCGATTTTCTCTATCGTTCGTATCAAGTTTTAAAGTCGAAACTTAAAGTGAGTTTTTTTGTACAAAATTGTGATTTTGTGGGTCGCATGTACTAAGTTTCAAAGGTTgaaatttaacattttttaaactgCTCAAAATGGCTCTTATTTGAAGGTCATCGTCAAGAGAAACATGAATATCAAAACATAATTTAGTTTAGATTTTTTGTTCAAAAGATATGAAAGATTGAAAAATTGAAGCCAAAAGAAAAAGCATGTGCGAGGGACTCGGTGCCCTGCACCTGCGTGCCACAAATCCTCTCCTAGAATCCATGGTGTATTATATTTCAACCTTCAAAAGGATGATGCAGCTGACGAGGGTGACGGGGCATATCAAATCATACCATTTTTTCTCAAATTTAATAACATTTCATTTATAATATGACTAAAAAATAGTAGTACACGTATTTTGCTGGACAAATGCAAAGATAGTATCACATATAGAGTACACTAGTAGTGGCCAAAGTTCCAAACATTACCGCACACAATAGTGGACCTTATATTTCAGAAATGAGAGAGTAAATAGTAATGAATATAATTCAAAACAGTATAGATCGAAGAGAAACTAAGTGACTTATCATGAATGGCATATCTGGCGGTTGTATTGTAGGCCTGTTCATAGGTCTACAGGACAAGCTCGTCGTGTGCCGGCCTGGACTTACGGCGTTGGGCATGGCGATGAGGTTCGTCGCTGCTCCGGCAGCCACCGCGGTCGGAGCGCTACTTTTGGGACTGCGTGGTGACCTTTTGCGTGTTGCCATCTTACAGGTAACCGTACATAAGTTTACAGGTTACAGGCTTACAACTAATGCAAATGTCGTTTCCTTCCTTTTTTTGGCTAATTGAGCCAAGCATCCAGATCAATGGTAGTAACTCATTTTCTTCCTGTTGGTAGGCTGCACTGCCTCAGTCTGTCGGAGCATTTATCTTCGCGCTAGAGTATGACCTGCACGCTGATGTACTCAGTACCGTGTAAGTAAACTGCAAATGTGACCGTGTCATGGTGATTACAGTCCTCCATTAACTGTTTGTGCATATCGACCACATTgttcttctccgaagaggaagatAACATCGTAAGCTATAACTGCTCTTTCCTTATTTTTTTTTCAGGGTAATAGTCGGCACGCTGGCTTCGCTGCCTGTGATAATCACATATTATATTGTTTTAGGGCTCTTGTGAATACGTTATATGTTCCCCTTCTATTTTATTTTGGGGATTTGTTATGTATGTGTGCCCACAATACAAGATGTACCAACTTCTCAATGTTTACTTCAACAAGAATTGCCCGTGCTTGGGCCGTTCTTCTCCTTGGGCAATGCCATCATGACTAACACTGTTAATATCAAATAGTAATAGTTACATCGTCCGCAAGTGTATCTAGTAAAAGCTACGTGGTTTAATGATTCATTGATCCAACTACAAGAATCACTAGCGATAAAACTAAACCAAGCTATCTTATGTGAGGCTCCATTCGCCTTCCTTGGACAAATGCTCAAAGTCGATCGACCATTGCCATTATCGCAAAAAAATTTGCATATATAGTTGTTCCTATAATACACAATCTCTAGTTTGCAAAATAGGTCTCAACCACTCCCATAGGATTGGATTCAACCTGAACTGCATCGCTTTGAATTTAGTTCTCTAGCATCAAGCGGTGTCTCATGGCCATTGCTTCTATCATTGACACACTCGAAAGATGATGTAAAACTTGCATGCAACAGCAAAAAAAAATGATGACATTCATGTTATATGTGCCACTTTGGAATAACAATAAACCAATGGAGTACTAATTGAAGGGAACAAATTCCACACCCCCGTTCATAATTACTCACCACTGCCACTTGTTTGACTAGATGATATCCCACAAGTTGCTGCAGGAACTTTGTTTAGACACATGCTTAAAAATTGCTACAGAAAACTATAAAACTAATGAAAAAGCAAATCTAGTACTTacttcgttccaaaatataagtctttttaaagattccaatgcggactaaatacggagaaaaatgagtgaatctacactaagatatgtctatatacatccgtatgtaattccttttggaatctctagaaagacttatatttaggaacggagggagtagtagcttgGGTTTATATATTAAAACAACACAACATATTAAGCATGTGACAAAATGTTGTATAAAAGGAGAAATTGTTTTCAGATTGAAATTAACAAAAGAAAAACGAAACATGAACTACATAGATTTGCTCCTAGTGTCCAACACATATATCATCCATAACCACACAAGAAAATGCAATTTTTTAACTTATGACTGACCTGTGCTATTGTTCATGtggctattggaaatatgccctagaagcaataataaagtggttattattatattttcttgttcatgataatcttttattatccgTGCTATAATTATATTGactggaaactcaaatacatgtgtggatacatagacaacaacatgtccctagtgagcctctaccggactagctcgttgatcaaagatggctatggtttcctagccatagacatgagttgtcatttgataacgggatcatatcattaggagaatgatgtgaaggaAAAGACCAAAACTATAAGCGTAGCATaggatcgtatcaagtttattgctatcattttctgcatgtcaagtatctgttcctatgaccatgaggtcatgcaactcactgacaccggaggagtaccttgtgtgtatcaaacgtcgcaacgtaactggataactataaagatgctctacaggtatctccgagggtgtctgttgagttggcatggatcaagactgagatttgtcactccgtatgacataTAGGTATATCAGGGCCCACTCgttaatacaacatcacaatgagcttgcaagcaatgcgactaaggagttagccacatgatcttgtattacagaatgagtaaagagacttgccaataacaagattgaactaggtatggagataccgacgatcaaatctcgggcaagtaacataccgatggataaagggaactgcatacaggattagctgaatccttggcatcaaggttcggccgataaagatcttcgtagaatatgtaggaaccaatatggacatccaggtcccgctatttgttattgactgtaggcgtatctcggtcatgtctacatagttctcgaacccgtagggtctacacacttaacgtttggtgacgatacaAGTACAGTTGAGTTATTgtgttggtgaccgaaggttgtttggagtcctggatgagatcctggacatggcGAGGAACTCCGTAATggcccggaggtgaagattgatatataggatgaagggAATCGGATTCCGAAAATGTTCCGGGAGGTACCGGGTTATCGCTGGAAGACCAAAAAGGGCTTCGAAGGGCCCCAACAAGTGTTAAGGGGCCCTCTGTTTTGGGTACCGCTCGAAATTTCGTGATCCCGAGCGGTTACCGCGTTTACCGCTACCCCACGGAAAACACTCGTACCGAGCAAAAAAAATCGAgtttttttaaatttgaattcaaacgaTCACCATGGGTTAAATAAGCGGCATCTCTCATGTAGCAACAGTTCTTGCAATGACGTAGTGGCAAAGGCATGCTTTATGGAGCAGCGAGTCGCGGGTTCGAGTCTTtccttcttctgtttttctttcttttttagaatgcgaaagaaaaaaaactgaCAGAGTTGAAAAATTCTGGGAGAGGCAGGGGTCGAACTCGATACCTCTGCCCCAAGCGGCATTGGTGGGTGCGTGTGAACAGCCACTACGCTGGGAGGAAGGTTGACATATAACAGTTAAAGGTTTATCTATATCAACtttgaaatatttgaattcaaaatttgttttTAAATTTCGTTCGAATTTTTTCCGGTATTTCGTGGTTACCGTGGGAACCGTAAATTTCGGTGCCCATCGAAAAAAAAAGCTCGCTTGGGATCCAAAACCTTGaaggggcctcatgggccaagggaagggggcacaccagcccacaaggggctgggcaCCACCCTCACCTCAGCCGACTCGGCCAACGGGTGGAGGCGGCcacctagggccggcgccccacaTGGCTTGGGGCCAAGCCACCCTAGGGTTGCCCTAGGGGCGCCCCATCGGTGCTCGTtgccccccctaggggaaaccctagggcgtcccacccctcctcccttccccctatatatataggtggagagggagggcagccgcacccatcaTTGCCACGGCActgcccttcctctccctcgcaGATACTCTTCTTCTCCGCtaggcttggcgaagccctactgagttttctccatcaccaccaccaccatgttgtcgtgctgccggagaactcgagctactacttcaccattgctcgctggatcaaggaggtgaaggcgtcatcaagccatacgtgtgttgaacgcggaggtgccgtccgttcggcacttgatcgggaGTTCGTGGACGAATCATAgttggatcgcgaggacgttcgactacatcaaccgcgtttttcaacgcttctgcttagtgatctataagggtatgtagattcaaTCTCTCCTCTCATAGATGTTCATCtcttagattgatcttggtgagcgtaggaaattttttgtttcccatgcaacattccccaacagtggcatggtTGCATGGATTTTTTTAGCAAAGTATCTAGGCTTTATTTATCATTTAGAATGTTTATAGGTATTACATGTGTATCATGAGGATGCCTAACCACATGTGCCGTCCAACGGGAAGGAGGGCACCATACCTAGCTAATTTATGAGCTTCAATATTCGAAGCCCTAGATTCAAAATCAAAACTACAGGAACTAAAGACAGTCGAAGTCTCTCTGATCTCTCTGATGATACCCCCATAGTTCCCACCCACTCCTAGGTGGATATGTGACACGACTTGTTTGCAATCCGAAGAAATAAGTAAATGTTGCATGCCCAAGTCTTGCGCCAGAGAAAGGCCCTCGCAACAAGCGATCGCTTCAAGATTCGTAGGCTAGACAAGTCCCTGAATAACCAGGATCGATGACCCCAGGTAGCTTCCGTCCCTGTCACGACATATGGCGGCAATTGTTCCAACTTGATGGTCTCAACAGAAACGCCCGCATCAACGTTGATTTTAACTGATCCCTCACGAGGAGGAAGCCAGATTCTTGCTGGAACAATGCCAAGTGCTGTTATCACATGTGGCTCGTCAACTTTGTCCAATTGATCTAGCTCGGAGATAAACCGTGTAACAAAAATATGTGCGGACAACGGGCTTTGGTTTATTCCCTCGTGTATGAGCTTTCTTCGTGCATACCAAATAGCCCAAAGGGTAACAGTCATCCGAGTTAATTCTTGATGACTAAGAACTTTCATCATCGAAAAAGGCCAACTTCTCGCAGAAGGCTCTGTTGCAgcgatgtactccctctgtccgaaaatacttatcatcaaaatgaataaaaaaagatgtatctagaactaaaatacgtctagacaCATCCGCTTCTAACcgttttgatgacaaatattttcggacggagggagtatactccTAAATCATGGTCTATCAAAGCCCACACGCAGCGAGCCATGTTGCACTCCAGCAAGCTATGTCTCCAAGAATCAGTTGCACCGCACACCGAGCACACATCGTCGTGGACATGTTTCTACGTTTCCTTACATCTTCTGGTAGCCACAATCATTCTATATGCCGGCCGGACTGAGAACACGCCATTCTTTTCAATGTTCCACGCCCAGAAATCATCTATGTTGCGGGTGCATATTGGAATCTGTTGTATGGATGTGGCATCATATGGTAAGAAAATTTGCTCAATTAATGGATATTTCCAGCACGCATTAACTGAGTCAATCAACACAGACACAATCTGCTGCGGGTAAGCAATCAAAGACACAATAGGCCGCATGTTTTCTTTCCTGGGAATCCAATTACTGTCCCATATTCGTGTTGTCTCTCCATTACAAATCCGCCTAATTAGAGTCATTTTACGGTGCATCCGGACGATATGGATCGTCCATCGGAGCGAATTCGACGGTCCAGATCCGATGCAATACGCTGATGTCACATGTATTATATCAGACCCCGATGGGCATTTTCGGGAGAAAAAATATTTCGAACTGATCTGATTTTCCCTCCCAAATATTTCGAGGTATTCTCGGTACGAATTTCAGGgcttttttcggttcggtttttatCCCGTTCTTATTCCTCGCCGCCGCTAGGGTTTTATCCCGTTCTTATTCCTCGTCGCGGCCCCTCCCTGCCTCGTCGCTGGCAGGATCTAGCCGCGCGTCGCGGCCCctccctccctcgtcgccggcaggatctagccgcgCGTCGCGGCCCCTCCCTTCCTCCACCCCAACTCCCTCGCGATCTCGCACCACCTTTTCAACGAACACTAGAGATGGCCCACTGCCCTCCACGCGGCGGCCACCGGCGAAGAGTCGGCGCCATCCCACCTCCCAGTCCTCCATGCGGGTCCTCCAATTGGTTGTTAATTTGTGTCCTCTACATATCATTTCTCAGCCATGGCTACAACTTTGATCTGGCCATGCATTATGGATCATGTTCTGCGGGACTAGATGAAGCCGGCCGCCGACCTCGACGGCCAGCCCCATTCGTCCAGCCCCGACTGCATGATCTGCGAACGTTCAATCGTTgcattcaacatgtattctttcaATTTGGCTGATAGGTGAGATTTGGAGATCAATAGAGATGATAAGCTATTAATTTTAGAATATACTATAAACAATTCATAGCTTATGTTGCTCAATATTTATGATGCTCGCTTCTTCTTGTGCAATTGCTGGACTGGGATCAATAGACTTGGCATGTGTTTTATATGAAAAATTAGATTCACATGGGATATCCACCTTTTTAAGATTGTTGTTAATTCTTATTATGATGTTTTAGCCTTGTTAAAGGGAGAGTAATGGTCCTCGCAAAAAGCAGAGACAAAGGAATGAGCATTTCATTCTTCCATATGTTGCATTTCATTCTTCCGTGTTTAGTTATGTCCAATATTTGTTACATGCACACACTTGACAAGGTTAGTACAAGTAGTaatttttcctctgttttgcagggctatgacagaacatgctatgtgattccctgaggcaggatggatgtaccatggccacaccactgtgcttgtcgggggttgggtgcgacatatgccaatggatggcttatcatggtgggagcaagtagaacgtcgccggtgcctggaagcgggataaggcgtagacacgaacgccggcgtactttacccaggttcggggctctcctaggagataacacccctagtcctgctctgcgaggtctccgcatgatcactaaggcacaagtgatacaatggtgctcctcgagctgtatgctagaggcagaaagaggcaaggctagctctcttcctgctccagggggtggctagttctaatggggtgcaaccctttgcatgggtggcctggagggggtttatataggcctaccccccaggagtacaatggtaatctggccggctgctgggcccggctgtcagtgtcttcagcctccggcttctccgccgaccgctggggcccgccgcctggttggTGGCTGT comes from Triticum aestivum cultivar Chinese Spring chromosome 5B, IWGSC CS RefSeq v2.1, whole genome shotgun sequence and encodes:
- the LOC123116493 gene encoding probable auxin efflux carrier component 5b isoform X2, with protein sequence MIGWGDVYKVVSAMAPLYFALGLGYASVRWWKFFTRDQCDAVNRLVIYFALPFFAFDFNAHAGTFAAGYRVLAADAVAKLVVVLALAGWVAYCRWRHWIRAPKAPPASSAWPGPSWSWCITGYSLGTLNNGLFVGVPLLDAMYGKWARDIVVQLSVLQAVVWLPLLVVVFEARQAWLEATSAPARDGGAREEGDQAALGSDDGDGRKTATTGCAFWARLLRTVGVKVGGNPNVYASLLGVLWSSVANRWHLEMPDIIDGSISIMSRTGLGIGMFNTGLFIGLQDKLVVCRPGLTALGMAMRFVAAPAATAVGALLLGLRGDLLRVAILQAALPQSVGAFIFALEYDLHADVLSTV
- the LOC123116493 gene encoding probable auxin efflux carrier component 5b isoform X1, which produces MIGWGDVYKVVSAMAPLYFALGLGYASVRWWKFFTRDQCDAVNRLVIYFALPFFAFDFNAHAGTFAAGYRVLAADAVAKLVVVLALAGWVAYCRWRHWIRAPKAPPASSAWPGPSWSWCITGYSLGTLNNGLFVGVPLLDAMYGKWARDIVVQLSVLQAVVWLPLLVVVFEARQAWLEATSAPARDGGAREEGDQAALGSDDGDGRKTATTGCAFWARLLRTVGVKVGGNPNVYASLLGVLWSSVANRWHLEMPDIIDGSISIMSRTGLGIGMFNTGLFIGLQDKLVVCRPGLTALGMAMRFVAAPAATAVGALLLGLRGDLLRVAILQAALPQSVGAFIFALEYDLHADVLSTVVIVGTLASLPVIITYYIVLGLL